The stretch of DNA TGAAGAGAACTTTGACAATGAAATCTCTCAGGACCTGCAGGAGGGTgagttctttttgtttgttcggtcctctgttttctgtttgtttgaatAGATGGagcattttaaaagtttttgtcattttgttcattttaattttaaaatttgCATCAAGTTGAGTTATTTATTTTGGACAGCAAAGCAAGGTTGTTCAGCAGTACTTCATTCTTGATCCACGTCCATTCCAATAACGTTTAACAATCTGCACTGTAAAGTACATTTTTACGCAGATGACACTATCTTTCGTGATCAGAAGTTgcattgtttgtctttttttggcattttacTTAATATTTTCCTATTTCCTATTTGGCACGTACAGCTTTATTGTTTGAGTCAGATATCAATAAATATATCTATTGGTTTCTACTGGCACTTGAAAAAAGCCCTATGGGCAGCCAGGAAATATAATCATTGGACACATGTCTCAAAGACTCTTGTCCTGGTTATGTTATGGATACCTCCAAATAGCAGTAGGAATTAGAGAGTAGACTATATTGTCACATGATGTTACATTAAATAGTATGGTCTGGTAATGTGTGCCCAGTATGACTGTGTAACGGTTGCATTCCTGTGTAACTGATGGACCCATTCCTGTTATCGTCACCAGGCGAGTCTCCAACAATTCCCTGCCAAGCAGATTTCTCCAGATGGGACAAGCTTTTCATCAATCTAGAAGACTCCCACATGAGGCAGAACATGTTGCTGGAATCTGTGGAGCAGTGCTGTGGAGGAATGAGTGCTCTAAAGGCCCAGCTGGAGAAGCTGGCGAAGAGAACGTGCCAGCAGTGTGTACCCAGCCTGGAGTCAGTATGCAGGGCACAAGCTGAAGAGGCGAGTCTCAGGCTGCAGATGGGCTTGATGGACCTccgagaggaagaagaggagagggagaggaggttAAACGCCACCTTGCAGATGCTGTTGCGCAGCAGACACGAGGAAAACGCCCGATTGAAGCGAGTGGAGGAAATGGTGGCACCATCAGGACCGGCAGACGCCAAGATCGGACACCAGCCAACACAGAGACCTGGAGGTTCGGGAATGAAGCCATTTTCATCTGacctgaaggagcaggaagTTACATCATCGGTGGACATGGCCACA from Parambassis ranga chromosome 22, fParRan2.1, whole genome shotgun sequence encodes:
- the LOC114427808 gene encoding uncharacterized protein LOC114427808, with product MCALTIWRVLCVLSTLCSSLCMNEVDYEENFDNEISQDLQEGESPTIPCQADFSRWDKLFINLEDSHMRQNMLLESVEQCCGGMSALKAQLEKLAKRTCQQCVPSLESVCRAQAEEASLRLQMGLMDLREEEEERERRLNATLQMLLRSRHEENARLKRVEEMVAPSGPADAKIGHQPTQRPGGSGMKPFSSDLKEQEVTSSVDMATLERALVAIATELQRIHLQLSKVIEQTGTLRKDRGDT